Proteins encoded by one window of Tunturibacter psychrotolerans:
- a CDS encoding GNAT family N-acetyltransferase: MALSPVLEPPSSQSPIAPTAQTPFTPSQHRSATLRSDLKTIFLRTRKAQLQDARAIHQLIDSFSHDGTLLPRSYAEICANIRTFTIVETHTHQFLGCAALHVYGPHLAEIRSIVVRPDIKGCGAGGQLVHELMRQAEARSIKCLCLFTRIPNFFEHFHFSTYDRQAFSDKVLKDCLHCARRHACDETAMAFGELPTPRDLSRTDFFPHYQPTELVQLQV, encoded by the coding sequence ATGGCATTGTCCCCTGTACTAGAACCTCCGAGTTCCCAATCCCCCATCGCGCCAACAGCACAGACTCCTTTCACTCCATCGCAACACCGCTCCGCCACCCTCCGCAGTGACCTCAAAACCATCTTCCTCAGAACTCGCAAAGCGCAGTTGCAGGACGCCCGCGCCATCCATCAGCTGATCGACAGCTTCTCTCACGACGGCACCCTCCTTCCCCGCTCCTACGCCGAAATCTGCGCCAACATCCGCACCTTCACTATCGTCGAAACTCACACCCATCAGTTCCTCGGCTGTGCAGCCCTCCACGTCTATGGCCCGCACCTCGCCGAGATCCGCTCCATCGTCGTCCGTCCCGATATCAAAGGATGCGGAGCCGGTGGCCAGCTCGTCCACGAACTCATGCGCCAGGCCGAAGCGCGCAGCATCAAGTGCCTCTGCCTCTTCACCCGCATCCCCAACTTCTTCGAGCACTTCCACTTCAGCACCTACGATCGCCAAGCTTTCAGCGACAAGGTGCTCAAAGACTGCCTCCACTGCGCCCGTCGCCACGCCTGCGACGAGACCGCGATGGCATTCGGCGAGCTTCCAACTCCAAGAGATCTGTCACGAACCGACTTCTTCCCACACTATCAACCCACAGAGTTGGTACAACTGCAGGTCTGA